A genomic window from Litoreibacter janthinus includes:
- a CDS encoding tetratricopeptide repeat protein, with product MRYLYLLPFLLPVAAFAACPPPPERSARHTELMALVAEATNETQAREYTNELWGIWATAPDETAQEVLDRGMKRRASYDFVGALSDFDALIDYCPDYAEGYNQRAFVNFIREDYETALKDLNRAVELTPDHIGAIVGRALALMQLGQTREGQIALRKALLLNPWLPERNRIIPLPHNKENDIETDL from the coding sequence ATGCGTTATTTGTATCTCTTGCCGTTTCTGTTGCCTGTCGCTGCGTTTGCCGCTTGCCCTCCTCCGCCTGAGCGTAGCGCGCGCCATACGGAGTTGATGGCGCTCGTTGCAGAAGCCACGAACGAAACCCAAGCGCGGGAATACACCAACGAATTGTGGGGTATCTGGGCGACGGCGCCCGATGAGACCGCGCAAGAAGTTCTGGATCGCGGCATGAAGCGGCGCGCGTCTTATGACTTTGTCGGCGCGCTGAGCGATTTTGACGCTCTGATCGACTACTGCCCCGACTACGCCGAAGGCTATAACCAGCGGGCGTTTGTGAACTTCATTCGTGAAGATTACGAGACCGCACTCAAGGATTTGAACCGCGCGGTAGAACTCACCCCCGACCATATTGGTGCAATCGTTGGACGGGCCTTGGCACTGATGCAGCTTGGGCAGACGCGAGAGGGCCAGATTGCACTGCGAAAGGCGCTGCTGCTCAATCCTTGGTTGCCCGAACGCAACCGCATCATTCCGCTGCCGCATAACAAAGAAAACGACATAGAAACCGACCTTTGA
- a CDS encoding DUF6280 family protein, whose product MAADFVDGNAFNFEQGQRARKLFAAVVLAALDDAIADDKKYGNGPEQIARWARSRDGREVLSCAGIDPNERVVSGLMAFVGNGVRTSVALSREESERRSQAEAA is encoded by the coding sequence ATGGCTGCTGATTTCGTTGATGGCAACGCTTTCAACTTTGAACAAGGACAACGCGCACGCAAACTGTTCGCTGCTGTGGTTCTTGCTGCACTCGATGACGCGATTGCAGACGATAAAAAATATGGCAATGGCCCCGAGCAGATCGCCCGTTGGGCGCGCTCTCGCGATGGCCGCGAAGTGCTGAGCTGCGCTGGTATCGACCCCAACGAACGGGTTGTGTCCGGTCTGATGGCATTCGTTGGCAACGGTGTTCGTACGTCCGTTGCCCTGTCTCGCGAAGAAAGCGAACGCCGGAGCCAAGCCGAAGCTGCATAA
- the efp gene encoding elongation factor P translates to MPKINGNEIRGGNVLEHNGGLWVAVKVDHVKPGKGGAFAQVEMKNLRNGSKLNERFRSADKVERVRLEQKDQQFLYETDGMLTFMDTESYEQIELPADLLGDRRPFLQDGMIAVVEFHNDEALNASLPQKVTCKVVETEPVIKGQTASKSFKPAVLDNGVRIMVPPFVGVDEDIIVDTESMEYSERA, encoded by the coding sequence ATGCCCAAGATCAACGGAAACGAAATCCGCGGAGGCAATGTATTGGAGCACAATGGTGGCCTATGGGTTGCCGTGAAGGTGGACCACGTAAAGCCCGGCAAAGGCGGTGCTTTTGCCCAAGTTGAGATGAAAAACCTGCGCAACGGCTCGAAATTGAACGAGCGTTTTCGCAGTGCAGACAAGGTAGAGCGCGTTCGCCTTGAGCAAAAAGACCAGCAGTTCCTATACGAGACGGACGGAATGCTGACATTCATGGACACCGAATCCTACGAACAGATCGAGCTTCCGGCCGATCTGCTGGGCGATCGCCGTCCATTCTTGCAAGACGGCATGATTGCTGTGGTGGAATTCCACAATGACGAAGCGTTGAACGCCTCCCTGCCACAGAAAGTGACCTGCAAAGTCGTCGAGACAGAGCCGGTGATCAAAGGTCAGACAGCGTCCAAGAGCTTCAAGCCTGCGGTTCTGGACAATGGCGTGCGCATCATGGTGCCGCCGTTTGTCGGCGTCGACGAAGATATCATCGTCGACACCGAGTCGATGGAATATTCCGAGCGCGCGTAA
- a CDS encoding alpha-1,2-fucosyltransferase, translating to MIYSRIFGGLGNQLFQYAAARAVSLRQGTELVLDTRLAPPGSHWAYALDHFNIAARVATPPELPPGKDQKLSYAWWRAFGRNPKFIREKGLGYQDRIASAPDGSYLHGYFQSERYFSDVLDQMGSELQIVTPPDTQNAEFADRIAKAGHTVSLHMRRGDYLGTPKSNATYATCDEAYYLRALEKLSVDGADLKVFVFSDDPDWVRENLTLPYDMTPVGHNGPDKHYEDLRLMSCCRDHIIANSTFSWWGGWLDRRPEARVVGPAKWFNDPKLANPDILPERWIAV from the coding sequence ATGATCTACAGCAGAATCTTTGGTGGATTGGGGAACCAGCTGTTCCAGTATGCGGCTGCACGGGCTGTTTCACTGCGGCAAGGAACTGAGTTGGTGCTTGATACACGTCTTGCCCCTCCCGGGTCTCACTGGGCCTATGCGCTAGACCATTTCAATATTGCGGCTCGTGTTGCCACGCCGCCTGAATTGCCCCCCGGCAAGGATCAGAAACTCAGCTATGCTTGGTGGCGGGCATTCGGGCGCAATCCCAAGTTCATCAGGGAAAAGGGACTAGGGTATCAGGATCGCATCGCCTCTGCCCCAGATGGCAGCTACCTGCACGGCTATTTCCAGTCCGAGCGCTATTTTTCGGACGTGCTGGACCAAATGGGCAGCGAGTTGCAGATTGTCACGCCGCCTGACACTCAGAACGCGGAATTCGCAGATCGCATCGCCAAGGCCGGACATACGGTATCGTTGCATATGCGGCGCGGGGACTATCTGGGAACGCCCAAGTCCAACGCGACCTATGCGACCTGCGACGAGGCATACTACCTGCGTGCTTTGGAGAAGCTGTCTGTGGACGGGGCGGATCTGAAGGTGTTCGTGTTCTCTGACGATCCGGACTGGGTCCGCGAAAACCTGACGCTGCCGTATGACATGACGCCGGTCGGCCATAACGGTCCTGACAAGCACTATGAAGATCTGAGGCTCATGTCATGTTGTCGGGATCATATTATTGCCAACTCTACCTTCTCGTGGTGGGGCGGTTGGCTGGATCGCAGGCCCGAAGCGCGTGTCGTCGGGCCTGCAAAATGGTTCAACGATCCGAAACTGGCAAATCCGGACATCCTGCCGGAGCGTTGGATCGCCGTCTAA
- a CDS encoding FkbM family methyltransferase, with translation MRISLKHWLRLRRDPWRKVFYDAYKQWKRDKMEAKRYVFEGLGPDSVVFDVGGFEGNWAHDIHSRYGSTVHVFEPHPTFAAALVKRFENNPKIIVHDFALGSEAGQLHLSDDGDASSAVNDVANAVTGEVRAVAGFMAEFEPPVIDLMKINIEGGEYDLLPALAASGDLARFGIVQVQFHQFRESDGALRDSVRADLAQTHTEAWCYPFVWEEWHRAQA, from the coding sequence ATGCGTATTTCCCTCAAGCACTGGCTTCGCCTGCGTCGTGATCCTTGGCGGAAGGTCTTCTACGACGCTTACAAGCAGTGGAAGCGCGACAAGATGGAGGCCAAACGCTACGTCTTCGAAGGTCTGGGCCCAGACAGCGTTGTGTTTGATGTCGGCGGGTTCGAGGGCAACTGGGCGCACGACATTCATAGCCGCTATGGCTCCACCGTGCATGTGTTCGAGCCGCATCCGACCTTTGCAGCGGCGCTGGTCAAGCGGTTCGAGAACAACCCTAAGATCATCGTTCATGACTTTGCCTTGGGTAGTGAAGCTGGCCAACTTCATCTGTCCGACGACGGCGATGCGTCGTCGGCCGTGAATGACGTTGCCAATGCCGTCACAGGCGAAGTCCGCGCCGTTGCGGGGTTCATGGCAGAGTTCGAGCCGCCGGTGATCGACCTGATGAAGATCAACATCGAAGGCGGTGAGTATGACTTGCTGCCAGCCTTGGCCGCTTCAGGTGATCTCGCGCGGTTCGGGATTGTGCAGGTCCAGTTCCACCAGTTCCGCGAAAGCGACGGGGCGCTCAGGGACAGCGTGCGCGCTGATCTTGCACAGACCCATACAGAGGCTTGGTGCTATCCGTTCGTTTGGGAAGAGTGGCACCGCGCTCAAGCGTAG
- a CDS encoding glycosyltransferase family 10 domain-containing protein, which yields MSAAFAVVPYGKWPSWGIAKLSLDDLVWPLGRPDRLAHGTVAHLGPDDHLITFPRKPMFYLPWPGVRANVSVMIVEPDVVHGHHLKNAQRMRWRFEHILTKNAELLAAAPNALHYVFGFTFIDDIDSINPEKSKMTSLIASAKRDLEGHRLRHQIVDHVREAGLDVDVMGRGYKPFERKQDGLESYRYSVVIENIRESDYFTEKIVDSALCKTVPIYWGCPNIARFFNPDGMIICQSEADIRAALQQVSNDDYAARRAAIAENADRAKFYADYLRRAALTVQNGERCVYA from the coding sequence ATGAGCGCGGCTTTCGCTGTCGTCCCCTATGGCAAATGGCCAAGCTGGGGCATCGCCAAGCTGTCCTTGGATGATCTTGTCTGGCCATTAGGGCGCCCCGACCGGTTGGCGCATGGCACCGTTGCACACCTTGGGCCGGACGATCATCTGATCACCTTTCCCCGCAAGCCGATGTTCTACCTTCCTTGGCCGGGTGTTCGGGCGAACGTGTCCGTGATGATTGTGGAGCCCGACGTGGTGCATGGTCACCATCTGAAGAACGCCCAGCGGATGCGCTGGCGGTTCGAACATATCCTGACCAAGAACGCCGAACTCTTGGCCGCCGCCCCGAACGCGCTGCATTACGTCTTTGGCTTCACCTTTATTGACGACATAGACAGCATCAATCCCGAGAAATCCAAGATGACATCGCTCATCGCCTCCGCCAAGCGTGATCTGGAGGGGCATAGGCTGCGTCACCAGATCGTGGATCATGTGCGCGAGGCAGGTTTGGACGTTGATGTCATGGGGCGCGGTTACAAGCCCTTCGAGCGCAAGCAGGACGGGCTGGAAAGCTACCGTTATTCCGTTGTGATCGAGAATATTCGCGAAAGCGATTACTTCACCGAAAAGATTGTCGACTCTGCTTTGTGCAAGACTGTCCCGATCTACTGGGGCTGCCCCAACATCGCGCGCTTCTTCAATCCTGACGGTATGATCATCTGCCAGTCCGAGGCCGATATCCGCGCTGCCTTGCAGCAGGTCAGCAATGACGATTATGCCGCCCGCCGTGCCGCCATCGCTGAAAACGCAGACCGCGCCAAGTTTTATGCCGACTATCTACGTCGCGCCGCCCTCACCGTCCAAAACGGGGAGCGCTGCGTCTACGCTTGA
- a CDS encoding rhomboid family intramembrane serine protease, which yields MFPIRDHNPSERTPYVTYALIALNLVIFASYWPLFSDQQALAVFYDTWGMRPVEVSNGVEVYTLLTSMFLHGGIMHLVGNMLFLWIFGDNLEDQMGHIGFAVFYLAAGIGADIGQLLADPSSPVPVVGASGAIAGVMGGYLLLFPKARVDIVLIIVIFFKVFSVPAWVMLGVWFGLQLFNGVINLGGTGVGVAYWAHAGGFVVGLLFCLPLWLKRGGAGYWQATEGHPPHPEAEYRSSLPTVTRRK from the coding sequence ATGTTTCCAATTCGCGATCACAACCCGTCCGAACGCACGCCTTATGTGACCTATGCGCTGATAGCGCTGAACCTTGTGATATTTGCCAGCTACTGGCCGCTCTTCAGTGACCAGCAGGCCTTGGCGGTCTTCTATGACACATGGGGTATGCGGCCTGTCGAAGTCAGCAACGGGGTGGAGGTTTATACGCTACTTACTTCCATGTTCTTACATGGCGGCATCATGCATCTAGTCGGTAACATGCTGTTCTTGTGGATTTTTGGCGATAATCTCGAAGATCAGATGGGGCATATTGGCTTTGCCGTATTTTATCTCGCGGCAGGTATCGGGGCGGATATCGGGCAGCTACTGGCAGATCCGAGCAGCCCGGTTCCGGTTGTCGGGGCCTCTGGCGCAATTGCGGGCGTCATGGGGGGCTATCTGCTGCTCTTCCCCAAAGCGCGCGTCGATATTGTCCTGATCATCGTGATCTTCTTCAAGGTGTTTTCGGTGCCCGCTTGGGTCATGCTTGGCGTTTGGTTCGGACTGCAACTTTTCAACGGTGTCATCAATCTGGGCGGGACCGGTGTCGGGGTTGCCTACTGGGCCCATGCCGGCGGCTTCGTCGTGGGATTGCTGTTTTGTTTGCCCTTGTGGCTCAAACGCGGGGGTGCCGGATATTGGCAAGCCACGGAAGGGCACCCGCCACATCCAGAGGCTGAATACCGTTCTTCCCTTCCAACCGTCACGAGGCGCAAATGA
- the putA gene encoding bifunctional proline dehydrogenase/L-glutamate gamma-semialdehyde dehydrogenase PutA, which produces MTQLFAADLRHDMRAQMLPNEREVLDRLIATAGLSEQDRERIAASGAELVSQIRRSAKPGLMEVFLAEYGLSTDEGVALMCLAEALLRVPDADTMDALIEDKIAPSDWGRHLGHSASPLVNASTWALMLTGKVLEDDTRGIAGQVRGMVKRLGEPVIRTAVARAMKEMGRQFVLGETIGKAMTRAEARQGEGYTYSYDMLGEAARTDADALGYFDAYCHAIEAITKAATHGDIRANPGISVKLSALYPRYEATHKDGVMSVLVPRLSQLCRMAAKGGVGLNIDAEEADRLDLSLDVIEVALSDAELEGWDGFGVVVQAYGPRASYAIDWLYALATRLDRRIMVRLVKGAYWDTEIKRAQVMGLNGFPVFTHKQATDVSYIANARKLLGLTDRIYPQFATHNAHTVAAILDMAPDHGAFEFQRLHGMGERLHDIVLKAEKTRCRIYAPVGAHRDLLAYLVRRLLENGANSSFVNQIVDEAVPASVVASDPFAELADLTFPAVTLPSDIFPGRQNSQGWDWTDPRDMNIIDSARSKTQGTDLSAMPLTVAAPNGGTARKVFSPATPNDLVGTVQLASADDAATAVREAKPWQATASERARVLLKAADLYETNLGRIFALLAREAGKTMPDCIGELREAVDFLRYYAGEAGKLTGPARGRFVCISPWNFPLAIFTGQIAAALAAGNAVLAKPAEQTPLIAHLATSLLHEAGVPLAALQLLPGGGEVGAALTDQPLVDGVCFTGSTATAMRIHQSLAQNGNAAAPLIAETGGLNAMIVDSTALPEQATRDIVASAFQSAGQRCSALRCLYVQEDVADGLIEMLRGAMDALTVGDPWDVATDVGPIIDAAARDKIAGYIETARAEGRVLHEVSAPKTGTFVAPTMLRVSSIAEMKEEIFGPVLHVATFKSHQLDQVIDQINATGYGLTFGLHSRIDDRVQSVVDRVHAGNIYVNRNQIGAVVGSQPFGGEGLSGTGPKAGGPLYLTKFTQSAGAPILPDVQEMPGPTGETNRLSTQPRAPFLCLGPDVQAQIDAVQAAGGIARQGMLEEVATTPDIAGVLWWGDEQTARRLRQDLAGRDGPILQLLSEVPRPCDTLAERHVCIDTTASGGNAALLAEVGA; this is translated from the coding sequence GCGAAGTGCTGGACCGTTTGATTGCCACGGCGGGACTGTCGGAACAAGACCGCGAACGGATCGCCGCGTCGGGTGCAGAGCTCGTGTCGCAGATTCGTCGCTCGGCCAAGCCGGGGTTGATGGAGGTTTTCCTCGCAGAATACGGGCTCTCCACTGACGAAGGCGTCGCCTTGATGTGCTTGGCCGAAGCGCTGTTGCGGGTGCCGGACGCCGACACCATGGACGCGCTGATCGAAGACAAGATCGCGCCATCTGACTGGGGGCGCCATCTGGGGCACTCTGCGTCGCCTTTGGTCAACGCATCGACATGGGCGCTGATGCTGACCGGCAAGGTGCTGGAGGATGACACGCGCGGGATCGCAGGTCAGGTGCGCGGAATGGTAAAGCGTCTGGGCGAGCCGGTGATCCGGACTGCTGTGGCACGGGCGATGAAAGAGATGGGCCGCCAGTTCGTTCTGGGCGAAACCATCGGTAAAGCCATGACCCGCGCCGAAGCACGGCAGGGCGAAGGCTATACCTATTCCTACGACATGCTTGGCGAGGCGGCGCGGACTGACGCCGACGCGTTGGGTTATTTCGACGCCTATTGTCACGCAATCGAGGCGATCACCAAAGCGGCGACGCATGGAGACATCCGCGCAAACCCCGGCATCTCGGTCAAGCTCTCGGCGCTGTATCCGCGGTATGAGGCGACCCATAAGGATGGCGTTATGTCCGTTCTCGTCCCACGTCTGTCGCAACTTTGCCGGATGGCAGCAAAAGGTGGCGTAGGGCTGAATATCGACGCGGAGGAGGCGGACCGTCTCGACCTGTCGCTCGACGTGATCGAGGTAGCACTTTCGGATGCGGAACTCGAAGGTTGGGACGGCTTTGGTGTGGTGGTGCAGGCCTATGGCCCACGCGCCAGCTATGCGATTGACTGGCTCTATGCGCTGGCCACGCGTTTGGATCGCCGTATCATGGTCCGCCTCGTGAAAGGGGCCTACTGGGATACAGAGATCAAGCGCGCGCAGGTCATGGGCCTGAATGGCTTCCCGGTCTTCACCCATAAGCAAGCGACCGACGTGTCCTACATCGCAAATGCCCGCAAATTGCTGGGGCTGACCGATCGAATCTATCCGCAATTTGCCACGCACAATGCCCACACCGTCGCCGCGATCCTTGATATGGCTCCTGATCACGGGGCGTTCGAGTTTCAAAGACTCCACGGCATGGGCGAGCGTCTGCATGACATTGTGCTGAAGGCCGAAAAAACCCGCTGCCGGATATATGCGCCTGTTGGTGCACACCGTGACTTGCTGGCCTATCTGGTCCGCAGGCTGCTGGAAAACGGCGCAAACAGCTCCTTCGTGAACCAGATTGTCGACGAAGCTGTGCCTGCGTCGGTCGTGGCCTCTGACCCGTTTGCGGAGTTGGCTGACCTGACCTTCCCCGCCGTGACGCTTCCGTCCGATATTTTCCCGGGGCGTCAGAACTCGCAGGGCTGGGATTGGACCGATCCGCGCGACATGAACATAATCGACAGCGCGCGCAGCAAGACCCAAGGCACGGACCTGTCGGCCATGCCTTTGACGGTTGCAGCACCGAACGGTGGCACCGCGCGCAAGGTGTTCTCACCAGCCACACCAAATGATCTGGTCGGAACAGTTCAACTGGCATCTGCAGATGATGCGGCGACAGCGGTGCGCGAGGCAAAGCCTTGGCAAGCCACCGCTTCAGAGCGCGCGCGGGTGCTGCTCAAAGCCGCTGATCTTTACGAGACCAATCTGGGCCGCATATTCGCGCTGTTGGCCCGCGAGGCTGGCAAAACCATGCCCGACTGTATCGGCGAATTGCGCGAAGCCGTGGACTTCCTGCGCTACTACGCGGGCGAGGCGGGAAAGCTCACCGGTCCCGCGCGCGGCCGGTTCGTCTGCATCTCGCCGTGGAACTTCCCTTTGGCCATCTTTACCGGTCAGATCGCTGCGGCTCTGGCTGCTGGCAACGCCGTGCTGGCCAAACCTGCCGAGCAGACGCCGCTGATCGCCCATCTGGCCACGTCGCTCTTGCATGAGGCGGGGGTGCCTTTGGCCGCCCTCCAATTGCTGCCCGGTGGCGGGGAGGTGGGTGCTGCATTGACCGACCAGCCCTTGGTAGACGGGGTGTGCTTTACCGGCTCCACCGCGACGGCGATGCGCATCCATCAAAGCCTTGCCCAGAATGGAAACGCGGCAGCGCCGTTGATTGCGGAGACCGGCGGACTTAACGCGATGATCGTCGACAGCACCGCCTTGCCCGAGCAGGCGACGCGCGACATCGTTGCCTCCGCCTTCCAATCGGCAGGTCAGCGCTGTTCGGCGTTGCGATGCCTTTATGTGCAGGAAGACGTGGCAGACGGGCTGATCGAAATGCTGCGTGGTGCGATGGACGCACTGACAGTGGGCGACCCTTGGGATGTGGCCACGGATGTCGGCCCGATCATAGATGCAGCCGCACGCGACAAGATTGCGGGATACATCGAAACCGCTCGCGCAGAGGGCAGGGTGCTTCACGAGGTGAGCGCGCCGAAAACCGGCACCTTTGTCGCCCCGACGATGTTGCGCGTCAGCAGTATCGCCGAGATGAAAGAGGAAATCTTCGGACCGGTCTTGCACGTTGCCACTTTCAAATCGCACCAACTGGATCAGGTGATCGACCAGATCAATGCCACGGGCTATGGGCTGACCTTCGGGCTTCATTCGCGCATTGATGACCGTGTCCAATCCGTCGTTGATCGTGTCCATGCGGGCAACATCTACGTTAACCGCAACCAGATCGGGGCGGTAGTCGGCTCGCAACCGTTCGGCGGCGAAGGGCTTTCCGGCACCGGCCCTAAAGCTGGCGGACCGCTTTATCTGACCAAATTCACCCAAAGCGCGGGCGCACCGATCCTGCCGGATGTGCAGGAAATGCCCGGGCCAACGGGCGAAACCAACCGCCTGTCCACTCAACCCCGTGCGCCATTCCTGTGCTTGGGGCCGGACGTTCAGGCGCAAATCGATGCGGTGCAGGCAGCGGGCGGCATCGCGCGCCAAGGTATGCTGGAAGAAGTCGCGACAACGCCAGACATCGCAGGCGTTCTGTGGTGGGGGGACGAGCAGACGGCCCGCCGCTTGCGGCAGGACCTGGCAGGGCGCGACGGCCCGATTTTGCAGCTCCTCAGCGAAGTCCCGCGCCCCTGTGACACGCTGGCGGAACGGCATGTGTGCATTGATACCACAGCGTCAGGTGGCAACGCGGCATTGTTGGCCGAGGTGGGCGCTTGA